The proteins below are encoded in one region of Scomber japonicus isolate fScoJap1 chromosome 24, fScoJap1.pri, whole genome shotgun sequence:
- the LOC128354192 gene encoding kelch-like protein 41b: MDPNAIKEELRLFQSTLLQDGLKELLNENKFVDCTLKVGDRSFPCHRLIMAACSPYFRDIFFTEDGKEVENTKEVVLEDVNPSILDMIIQYLYSAEIDLTDDNVQDIIAVANRFQIPSVFTVCVNYLQKKLTLGNCLAIFRLGLMISCPRLAVAARNYVADRFEFLYKDEEFLKLAAHELFAVIGGDSLNVEKEELVFEAVMAWVRHEKESRIKVLKDAFNCIRFRLLPEKYFKEKVETDDIIKADPELQKTIQTIRDAFKGKLPEIPKKKEGTEGAGEEGGEEEESPFPGFLNDNRRHGMYARDFILMINDTAAVAYDVNENECFLAAMSDQVPRNHVSLVSQKNKLYIIGGLFMDEENKSMPLQCYFYLLDPLSSEWLALPPMPSPRCLFNIGECENVLFAVAGKDLQTNESLDTVMSYDTEKMKWSETKKLPLKIHGHAVVSHKGLVYCIGGKTDDNKALNKVFVYNHKQAEWRELAAMKTPRAMFGAIVHNGKIVVAGGVNEEGLSAACETFDLATNKWEPFTDFPQERSSVNLVSNGGTLYAVGGFAMIQMENKEVAPTEVTDVWQYEADKKQWSGMLREMRYAAGSSCVSMRLNAARMPKL; the protein is encoded by the exons ATGGACCCCAATGCTATTAAGGAGGAGCTGCGCCTGTTTCAGAGCACCCTGCTCCAGGATGGACTGAAGGAGCTCTTGAATGAGAACAAATTTGTGGACTGCACCCTGAAGGTGGGCGACCGCAGCTTCCCCTGCCATCGGCTGATCATGGCCGCCTGCAGCCCGTACTTCAGGGACATCTTCTTCACAGAGGATGGGAAGGAGGTGGAGAACACAAAGGAGGTGGTCCTGGAGGACGTCAACCCCTCCATCCTGGATATGATCATCCAGTACCTCTACTCGGCCGAAATTGATCTCACCGATGACAATGTACAGGATATAATTGCAGTGGCGAACAGATTCCAGATCCCTTCTGTCTTCACTGTCTGCGTCAACTACCTTCAGAAGAAGCTTACCCTGGGCAACTGCCTGGCCATTTTCAGGTTGGGTCTCATGATCAGCTGTCCCAGGCTCGCTGTGGCTGCACGCAACTACGTTGCCGACCGATTTGAGTTCCTCTACAAGGACGAGGAGTTCCTCAAGCTCGCGGCCCATGAACTGTTCGCCGTCATCGGAGGAGACTCGCTGAatgtggagaaggaggagctgGTGTTTGAGGCAGTCATGGCCTGGGTCCGCCATGAGAAGGAGAGTCGCATCAAGGTCTTGAAAGATGCTTTTAACTGCATCCGCTTCCGCCTGCTGCCGGAGAAGTACTTCAAAGAGAAAGTAGAGaccgatgacatcatcaaggcCGACCCGGAGCTCCAAAAGACAATCCAGACCATCAGGGACGCCTTCAAGGGGAAACTTCCAGAGATACccaagaagaaagaaggaacagagggggcaggggaggaaggaggtgaggaggaggagagtccTTTCCCCGGCTTCCTGAATGACAACCGTAGACACGGCATGTATGCACGTGACTTTATCCTCATGATCAATGACACGGCGGCAGTGGCATATGATGTCAATGAAAATGAGTGCTTCCTGGCGGCCATGTCGGATCAGGTGCCACGTAACCACGTCAGCCTGGTGTCACAGAAGAACAAGCTCTACATCATTGGGGGACTGTTTATGGATGAGGAAAACAAGAGCATGCCACTGCAATGTTACTTCTATTTA TTGGATCCACTCTCTTCTGAATGGCTCGCCCTGCCGCCCATGCCTTCCCCGAGATGTCTCTTCAACATCGGAGAGTGTGAGAACGTGCTGTTCGCTGTGGCTGGAAAGGACCTCCAGACCAATGAGTCCCTGGATACTGTCATGAGCTATGATACTGA GAAGATGAAGTGGAGTGAGACCAAAAAGCTTCCTCTAAAGATCCATGGACACGCTGTAGTCTCCCACAAAGGACTGGTCTACTGCAttggaggaaagacagatgacaA CAAAGCCCTCAACAAGGTGTTCGTGTACAACCACAAGCAAGCTGAATGGAGGGAGCTGGCAGCCATGAAGACACCCAGAGCCATGTTCGGAGCCATCGTCCACAACGGCAAGATCGTGGTGGCCGGCGGAGTTAACGAGGAAGGCCTCAGTGCTGCATGTGAAACCTTCGACCTGGCAACAAACAA GTGGGAGCCCTTCACAGACTTCCCTCAGGAGAGGAGCTCTGTCAACTTGGTGAGCAACGGTGGCACCCTGTACGCTGTGGGCGGCTTCGCCATGATTCAGATGGAGAACAAGGAGGTGGCTCCCACAGAGGTCACCGACGTCTGGCA GTATGAAGCTGATAAGAAGCAGTGGAGTGGCATGCTGAGGGAAATGCGTTACGCTGCCGGTTCCTCCTGTGTGTCCATGCGCCTCAACGCTGCCAGGATGCCTAAACTGTAG